From Oncorhynchus keta strain PuntledgeMale-10-30-2019 unplaced genomic scaffold, Oket_V2 Un_contig_8718_pilon_pilon, whole genome shotgun sequence:
gctggaTGGACCTATGGCAACACTGCAGACAGGCCTATGTGTGCTGGAGGCTGCAGGCTGGATGGACCTATGGCAACACTGCAGACAGGCCTATGTGTGCTGGAGGCTGCAGGCTGGATGGACCTATGACAACACTGCAGACAGGCCTATGTGTGCTGGAGGCTGCAGGCTGGATGGACCTATGGCAACACTGCAGACAGGCCTATGTGTGCTGGAGGCTGGATGGACCTATGGCAACACTGCAGACAGGCCTATGTGTGCTGGAGGCTGCAGGCTGGATGGACCTATGGCAACACTGCAGACAGGCCTATGTGTGCTGGAGGCTGCAGGCTGGATGGACCTATGACAACACTGCAGACAGGCCTATGTACTGGAGGCTGCAGGCTGGATGGACCTATGACAACACTGCAGACAGGCCTATGTGTACTGGAGGCTGCAGGCTGGATGGACCTATGGCAACACTGCAGACAGGCCTATGTGTGAGGCTGGAGGCTGGATGGACCTATGACAACACTGCAGACAGGCCTATGTGTGCTGGAGGCTGCAGGCTGGATGGACCTATGACAACACTGCAGACAGGCCTATGTGTGCTGGAGGCTGCAGGCTGGATGGACCTATGACAACACTGCAGACAGGCCTATGTGTGCTGGAGGCTGCAGGCTGGATGGACCTATGACAACACTGCAGACAGGCCTATGTGTGCTGGAGGCTGGCTGGATGGACCTATGACAACACTGCAGACAGGCCTATGTGTGCTGGAGGCTGCCTATGTGTGCTGGAGGCTGGATGGACCTATGGCAACACTGCAGACAGGCCTATGTGTGCTGGAGGCTGCAGGCTGGATGGACCTATGGCAACACTGCAGACAGGCCTATGTGTgctggaggctgaggctggatggacctatggcaacactgcagacaggcctatgtgtgctggaggctgcaggctggatggacctatggcaacactgcagacaggcctatgtgtgctggaggctgcaggctggatggacctatggcaacactgcagacaggcctatgtgtgctggaggctgcaggctggatggacctatggcaacactgcagacaggcctatgtgtgctggaggctgcaggctggatggacctatgacaacactgcagacaggcctatgtgtgctggaggctggaggctggaTGGACCTATGGCAACACTGCAGACAGGCCTATGTGTGCTGATGGAGGCTGGATGGACCTATGACAACACTGCAGACAGGCCTATGTGTgctggaggctggaggctggaTGGACTGACAACACTGCAGACAGGCCTATGTGTGCAGAGGCTGGATGGACCTATGACAACACTGCAGACAGGCCTGTGTGCTGGCAGACAGGTCTATGTGTGCTGGAGGCTGGATTGGACCTATGGCTACACTGCAGACAGGCCTATGTGTGCTGGAGGCTGCAGGCTGGATGGACCTATGACAACACTGCAGACAGGCCTATGTGTGCTGGAGGCTGCAGGCTGGATGGACCTATGGCAACACTGCAGACAGGTCTATGTGTGCTGGAGGCTGGATGGACCTATGGCAACACTGCAGACAGGCCTATGTGTGCTGGAGGCTGCAGGCTGGATGGACCTATGACAACACTGCAGACAGGCCTATGTGTGCTGGAGGCTGCAGGCTGGATGGACCTATGACAACACTGCAGACAGGCCTATGTGTgctggaggctggaggctggatggacctatgacaacactgcagacaggcctatgtgtgctggaggctggaggctggatggacctatgacaacactgcagacaggcctatgtgtgctggaggctgaggctggatgGACCTATGACAACACTGCAGACAGGCCTATGTGTGCTGGAGGCTGGCTATGGACAACACTGCAGACAGGCCTATGTGTGCTGGAGGGAGGCTGGATGGACCTATGACAACACTGCAGACAGGCCTATGTGTACTGGAGGCTGCAGGCTGGATGGACCTATGACAACACTGCAGACAGGCCTATGTGTACTGGAGGCTGCAGGCTGGATGGACCTATGACAACACTGCAGACAGGCCTATGTGTGCTGGAGGCTGCAGGCTGGATGGACCTATGACAACACTGCAGACAGGCCTATGTGTGATGGAGGCTGCAGGCTGGATGGACCTATGACAACACTGCAGACAGGCCTATGTGTGCTGGAGGCTGCAGGCTGGATGGACCTATGACAACACTGCAGACAGGCCTATGTGTGCTGGAGGCTGCAGGCTGGATGGACCTATGGCAACACTGCAGACAGGCCTATGTGTGAGGCTGGAGGCTGGATGGACCTATGACAACACTGCAGACAGGCCTATGTGTGCTGGAGGCTGCAGGCTGGATGGACCTATGACAACACTGCAGACAGGCCTATGTGTGCTGGCTGCAGGCTGGATGGACCTATGACAACACTGCAGACAGGCCTATGTgctggaggctggaggctggatggacctatggtaacactgcagacaggcctatgtgtgctggaggctggaggctggaTGGACCTATGACAACACTGCAGACAGGCCTGTACTGCAGACAGGCAGGCTGGATGGACCTATGACAACACTGCAGACAGGCCTATGTGTGCTGGAGGCTGCAGGCTGGATGGACCTATGACAACACTGCAGACAGGCCTATGTGTACTGGAGGCTGCAGGCTGGATGGACCTATGACAACACTGCAGACAGGCCTATGTGTACTGGAGGCTGCAGGCTGGATGGACCTATGACAACACTGCAGACAGGCCTATGTGTGATGGAGGCTGCAGGCTGGATGGACCTATGACAACACTGCAGACAGGCCTATGTGTGATGGAGGCTGCAGGCTGGATTGGACCTATGACAACACTGCAGACAGGCCTATGTGTGCTGGAGGCTGCAGGCTGGATTGGACCTATGGCAACACTGCAGACAGGCCTATGTGTGCTGGAGGCTGCAGGCTGGATGGACCTATGACAACACTGCAGACAGGCCTATGTGTGCTGGAGGCTGCAGGCTGGATGGACCTATGGCAACACTGCAGACAGGTCTATGTGTGCTGGAGGCTGGATTGGACCTATGGCAACACTGCAGACAGGCCTATGTGTGCTGGAGGCTGCAGGCTGGATGGACCTATGACAACACTGCAGACAGGCCTATGTGTGCTGGAGGCTGCAGGCTGGATGGACCTATGACAACACTGCAGACAGGCCTATGTGTGCTGGAGGCTGCAGGCTGGATGGACCTATGACAACACTGCAGACAGGCCTATGTGTGCTGGAGGCTGCAGGCTGGATTGGACCTATGACAACACTGCAGACAGGCCTATGTGTGCTGGAGGCTGCAGGCTGGATGGACCTATGACAACACTGCAGACAGGCCTATGTGTGCTGGAGGCTGCAGGCTGGATGGACCTATGACAACACTGCAGACAGGCCTATGTGTACTGGAGGCTGCAGGCTGGATGGACCTATGACAACACTGCAGACAGGCCTATGTGTACTGGAGGCTGCAGGCTGGATGGACCTATGACAACACTGCAGACAGGCCTATGTGTACTGGAGGCTGCAGGCTGGATGGACCTATGACAACACTGCAGACAGGCCTATGTGTACTGGAGGCTGCAGGCTGGATGGACCTATGACAACACTGCAGACAGGCCTATGTGTACTGGAGGCTGCAGCATTACTGCTGGACCAGCAAGGCCACAGATGAATGATGTTTAATGTATGTGGAGCAAAAGGAGTAGTGAAGCGTGGATAGACTACTACAGTAGATCAGTCATATGATCAGGATTTATTCACACTGCCTTATGTTAGGCTCTTATTCTATGTTGTcatgtgcacttgttcacttcccttgaCTGGTTTGAaggaaaatgactcaagtgaaagtcacccagtaaaatactacttaagtaaaagtctaaaagtatttggttttaaatatactcagGTATCAAaagtaattgctaaaatatacttaagtagtaAAAGTatcaatcatttcaaattccttatattaagcaaaccagatggttccattttcttttttaatttaatttacgGATAGTCTGGGGCACTCCAACACTCTgaaatcatttacaaatgaagcgttggtgtttagtgagtgtgtcagatcagaggcagaagggatgttctcttgataagtgtgttaaTTGACCATTCAAAATGTAGCGAGTACAtttgagtgtcagggaaaatgtatggagtaaaaagtatattttctccaggaatgtagtgaagtgaaAGTAAAAGATGTCAAAATATGACTAGTAAAGTACAGACACCCCCAAAGATGACTTAAGTACCACTTTCCACAGGTGTCTGTAAAGGAGAACAGCAGCCTGCACAAAGACAGCAACGTGTCTCTGGAGATTCCTGCCCACACCGTCATCGCTACGGCATTATTGAGCTGGAGATCAAACTCAACGGACACTATGGTGAGGGAGCCTTTATTTTCCAGTTTCTCAGGCAACAACACTGTAAACCCTCACCTGGACCCATCATCAGTCCATGTAGGTTGTATATTACAAAGCCTTATCAAGTGCATGGTCTCTGTTAATGTTCAGTATGTCCAATGCATTTGAATGAGTGTCTGTATTAATAGGTTCATACTACTGTCTCCTTGTCTTGTCTTCAGAGCTGTGCCTAATGTCCCACACTCTTGTTCCTCAGAGCTGTGCCTAATGTCCCACACTGTTGTCCCTCAGAGCTGTGCCTAATGTCCCACACTCTTGTTCCTCAGAGCTGTGCCTAATGTCCCACACTGTTGTTCCTCAGAGCTGTGCCTAATGTCCCACACTGTTGTTCCTCAGAGCTGTGCCTAATGTCCCACACTCTTGTTCCTCAGAGCTGTGCCTAATGTCCCACACTGTTGTCCCTCAGAGCTGTGCCTAATGTCCCACACTCTTGTTCCTCAGAGCTGTGCCTAATGTCCGACACTCTTGTTCCTCAGAGCTGTGCCTAATGTCCCACACTCTTGTTCCTCAGAGCTGTGCCTAATGTCCCACACTGTTGTCCCTCAGCTGTGCCTAATGTCCCCTAATGTCCCACATTCTTGTTCCTCAGCTGTGCCTAATGTCCCACACTGTTGTCCCTCAGACACTCTTGTTCCTCAGAGCTGTGCCTAATGTCCCACACTCTCGTTCCTCAGAGCTGTGCCTAATGTCCGACACTCTTGGGGGTTCGAGGTGGATGGGCCTGTTAAGAAGAGCTTAGTGGGGGTGTCTGGCGCCGCGACGACACCCCAAAGAAGAGCTGCTTTCAGAGAGGTAACGAGACTAATGGAAGTTCCCCTCCTTTTGTAGGCCCAAGTACCAATTTAAATAGTCGTTATTATCATTAGATTTCTGTCAggggaactcagtcggggtctctaCTTACTGTTGAgaggtagaatatagaatacacaATTGGTTGTGGATCAACCCTTTTTTAGGTTGCTAAATTAGTCGAGCCAGCTGTCTaaactttgtgacatcagctgatatatcaaagtgctgtacagaaacccagcctaaaaccccaaacagcaagcaatgcaggtgtagaagcgcCCCCATTGATTTGGTTAGTCACTCTCacatcatattaaaaactgcaaacattgtTGCTTAGGGCAAAatctgactgcatgtgtgggaaTGGATGTGGGTTGGCAGATCTGGCGAGCCACTGCGACCCTCTAGTGTCCCTGGTCAGTGGTGCAAGGCGTCCCTGGTCCAGTGGTAGGCGTCCCTGGTCCAAAGGCGTCCCTGGTCCAGTGGTGCAACAGTTAgaaggcgtccctggtctagtggtggaaggcgtccctggtccaaaggcgtccctggtctagtggtgCAAGGCGTCCCTGGAGTGGTGCAAGGCATCCCTGGTCCAGTGGTGCAAGGCGTCCTGGTCTAGTGGTGAAGACGTCCCTGGTCTAGTGTGCAAGGCGTCCCTGGGAAGGCGTCCCTGGTCCAGTGGTgcaaggcgtccctggtctagtggtgcaagcgtccctggtccagtggtgcaaggcgtccctggtccagtggtgcaaggcgtccctggtctagtggtgCAAGGCGTCCCTGGTCCAGTGGTGCAAGGCCCCTGGTCTGGTCCAGTGGTCTAGTGGTGCAAGGCGTCCCTGGTCCAGTGGTgcaaggcgtccctggtctagtggtgcaaggcgtccctggtctagtggtcCCTGGTCCAGTGGTGCAAGGCGTCCCTGGTCCAGTGGCgcaaggcgtccctggtctagtggtgcaaggcgtccctggtctaaggcgtccctggtctagtggtgcaaggcgtccctggtctagtggtgcaaggcgtccctggtctagtggtgcaaggcgtccctggtctagtggtccctggtctagtggtggaaggcgtccctggtctagtggtgcaaggcgtccctggtccagtggtgcaaggcgtccctggtccagtggtgcaaggcgtccctggtccagtggtgcaaggcgtccctggtccagtggtgcaaggcgtccctggtccagtggtgcaaggcgtccctggtctagtggtgcaaggcgtccctggtctagtggtgcaaggcgtccctggtccagtggtgcaaggcgtccctggtctagtggtgcaaggcgtccctggtctagtggtgcaaggcgtccctggtctagtggtgcaaggcgtccctggtctagtggtgcaaggcgtccctggtctagtggtgcaaggcgtccctggtctagtggtgcaaggcgtccctggtctagtggtgcaaggcgtccctggtctagtggtgcaaggcgtccctggtctagtggtgcaaggcgtccctggtctagtggtgcaaggcgtccctggtctagtggtgcaaggcgtccctggtctagtggtgcaaggcgtccctggtctagtggtgCAGGCGTCACTGGTCTAGTGGTGGAAGATGTCCCTGGTCTAGTGGTCCCTGTCTAGTGGTAGAAGACTCTAGTGGTGgaaggcgtccctggtctagtggtggaaggcgtccctggtctagtggtgaaggcgtccctggtctagtggtggaaggcgtccctggtctagtggtgCGTCCCTGGTCAGTGGTgcaaggcgtccctggtctagtggtgCAAGGCGTCTCCCTGGTCTAGTGGTGCAAGgcgtccctggtccctggtctagtggtgcaaggcgtccctggtctagtggtgcaaggcgtccctggtctagtggtgcaaggcgtccctggtctagtggtcCCTGGTCTAAGAagcgtccctggtctagtggtgCAAGAAGACGTCccctggtctagtggtagtggtcaaggcgtccctggtctagtggtgCAAGGCGTCCCCTGGTCTAGTGGTgcaaggcgtccctggtctagtggtgCAAGGCTTCCCTGGTCTAGTGGTGCAAGGCTTCCTGGTCTAGTGGTgcaaggcgtccctggtctagtggtgcaaggcgtccctggtctagtggtgcaaggcgtccctggtccagtggtggtctagtggtagaagcgtccctggtctagtggtgaagacgtccctggtctagtggtagaAGACTCTAGTGGTGgaaggcgtccctggtctagtggtgGAGTGGTGCAAGGCGTCTCTGGTGTAGTGGTgcaaggcgtccctggtctagtggtgCAAGGCTTCCCTGGTCTAGTGGTgcaaggcgtccctggtctagtggtggaaggcgtccctggtctagtggtagaagacgtccctggtctagtggtagaagacgtccctggtctagtggtagaagacgtccctggtctagtggtagaagacgtccctggtctagtggtagaagacgtccctggtctagtggtagaagacgtccctggtctagtggtagaagacgtccctggtctagtggtagaagacgtccctggtctagtggtagaagacgtccctggtctagtggtagaaggcgtccctggtctagtggtagaagacgtccctggtctagtggtggaaggcgtccctggtctagtggtggaaggcgtccctggtctagtggtggaaggcgtccctggtctagtggtggaaggcgtccctggtctagtggtgGAAGGCGTCCCTGGGTGGTGgaaggcgtccctggtctagtggtggaagacgtccctggtctagtggaaggcgtccctggtctagtggtggaagacgtccctggtctagtggtggaaggcgtccctggtctagtggtggaaggcgtccctggtctagtggtgGAAGACGCCCCTGGTCTAGTGGTGGAAGCGTCCCCTGGTCTAGTGGTGGGCGTCCCTGGTCTAGACGTCCCTGGTCTAGCGGTGGAAGACATTGGAAGGCGCCCCTGGTCTAGTCCCTGGTGGAAGacgtccctggtctagtggtgGTACAAGACGTCCCTGGTCTCAGtgtccctggtctagtggtacaagacgtccctggtctagtggtacAAGCGTCCTGGTCTAGTGGTAcaaggcgtccctggtctagaagtccctggtctagtggaaggcgtccctggtctagtggtgGAAGACGTCCCTGGTCTAGTCCCTGGGTGGTGgaaggcgtccctggtctagtggtggaagcgtccctggtctagtggtgGAAACGTGGTCTAGAAGGTAGAAGACGACCTGGTCCTGGTCTAGTGGTGgaaggcgtccctggtctagtCCCTGGGTGGAAGacgtccctggtctagtggtagaAGGTGGTCTAGgaaggcgtccctggtctagtggtagaagacgtccctggtctagtggtggaagacgtccctggtctagtggtgAAGGCGTCCCctagtggtggtctagtggtggaaggcgtccctggtctagtggtggagcgtccctggtctagtggtggaaggcgtccctggtctagtggtgGAAGGCGTCCCTGGTGgaaggcgtccctggtctagtggtggaaggcgtccctggtctagtggtggaaggcgtccctggtctagtggtggaaggcgtccctggtctagtggtggaaggcgtccctggtctagtggtggaaggcgtccctggtctagtggtggaaggcgtccctggtctagtggtagaagacgtccctggtctagtggtagaaggcgtccctggtctagtggtagaaggcgtccctggtctagtggtggaaggcgtccctggtctagtggtagaagacgtccctggtctagtggtagaaggcgtccctggtctagtggtagaagacgtccctggtctagtggtagaagacgtccctggtctagtggtagaagacgtccctggtctagtggtagaagacgtccctggtctagtggtagaagacgtccctggtctagtggcggaaggcgtccctggtctagtggtgGAAAGTGGTGGAGGCGTCCTGGTCTAGTGGTGgaaggcgtccctggtctagtggtggaaggcgtccctggtctagtggtgGAAGAGTGGTAGaggcgtccctggtctagtggtggaaggcgtccctggtctagtggtggaaggcgtccctggtctagtggtggaaggcgtccctggtctagtggtagaAGACGTCCCTAAATTAATTCATACATTTGTCCCATTGTGGTTGCAGAATAAATGGTACATATGATAGTTTCCTGGTTGTGAAATCTCTGATACGGTGGCAGCGGAGTCAAACTTCCGCTAGATGCAAAGTGTTTGTGTGTTGACAGAACTGGAGAAACTGAGTCGTCATTTCCAGCTGCTGTCAGTCCTGCCAGCAGACACACGTTCCTCTCTGCTCCAGCTCCTCAAGACAaccatggaggacagagagacagtcagtgtGCTGGAGAGTGTGGTGAGTTGAGGCGTACAGAAacagggcacacacacagagtccTACAGTTATTTTCTATGAGCGGATTACTGGCAAGAATCAGCAGCTTTCTGAAAATTCTGAACATACTAACTTCTCATTACGTTCGGTCTGTCATCATTATAATCTACCATAGTATCCTAAATATCTTCTGTCTCGAACCTTCACATATGAGTCATTtaccagacactcttatccagagagacttacagtcagtacATTCAACTAAGTTTAGCAGGAAAAAAAACAAACCACACATCTCACCTATTCTTTCTCATAATGTCTCTTCTCACAGCTGGACCAGATGTGCACAGGTAAGACAGCTGACCTGGGGGAGGTTAAGGAAGTGTCTCAGATGCAGACAGTCCAGGCCATACTGAACCATCTAGAGCATTCGGACTCCAGCCCAACACACTCCCTCCTCAGTGATTCCAGCCAGACACCCTCCCTCAGTGATTCCAGCCAGACACCATCCCTCAGTGATTCCAGCCAGACACCATCCCTCAGTGATTCCAGCCAGACACCCACCCTCCTCAATGCCACTCATCTCATTGTCAGTGCCATGGATGGTGAGACACTGAGCAGTGAATATTAAGTGCCAGTTCAATTCATTGTCTCCAGCCACTGCATTTATCAGGAAAACTGGCATCTCACTTCATGAACATTTTATTTTCTCAGAACCCACAATGCCTTGAaagccacttcctgtttcacATCATCTGTGAATCTTTATTTCTCAGGAATGACAGatgagtgtctctctgtgttgggaTCCTGTTGCAGTCCTCCAGTCTTACAGGCCCTGCAGATCCTGGTGAGTTCACACTTCCCCTTTTGTTACGCCTGGTAAAAACAAGTCTGTATACTTCTTCAAAAATACTGTACACTTACAAACAATctatgggcctcccgggtggcacagtcgtcaaaggcactgcatcgcagcgctagctgtgccaccggCCTCAactgggaggtccatggggcgacgcacaattggcctagcgtcgtccgggttagggagggtttggccggtagggatatccttgtcttatcgcgcactagcgactcctgtggcaggccgggcgcagtgcaggtgtacggtgtttcctccgacacattggtgcggctggcttccgggttggatgcgcttgGTTGGGTTGCgtttcagaggatgcatgactcgaccttcgtctctcccgagcccgtacgggatgatgagacaagacagtaactactaacaattggataccacgaaatttgggagaaaaagggggtaaaaaataaatactacACTGTCTGGTAACCAAGTCTGTATAATTCTTCAAAAATATAGTACTGTGTGACCTGTTCACCACTTGGGTAAGCTAAGTAAAGGTTCAATTAATTCAATAGTTGTTTGGAATAGAttaagggtggcaggtagccttgcagttagagcgttgggccagtaaccctgGCCGTGACCTCACTCCCTGTGGGTGTCCCAggaggagttgggatatgcaacaaACACCTTTCCATTACCAACACAGGACAAATATAAACACCCCTACGTTATTACAATACTTCATTCTCCATTTTGAAATTGTCATTGCATCTTACAGACATGACATTGCAGTATCTGATCATATTCCTGCGCTGCTTGTCCTCCAGGTGCAGCATGTGGCAGCAGGGAGTGGGGAGACCCTCTCTCTGAGAGATGCAGGTCTGGCTGTTCTGACTGAGGAGGAGCTGTATCAGAGGACAGAGAGTCTCTTTGGTCACTCTGAAGTTAcactgaagagagaggaggacacaCTGAGGACAGAGATGAAGGACCAGCCTGGATACCTTCCTCTAGTCATGAGTATCACTGTGAAAGGCCTGGCCTCTTTAGTGTAAGGAGAGACTGAGTAAGAGAGGGaggagcggtttccttcctctccggcaactgagttaggaagggcgcctgtatctttgtagtgactgggtgtattgatacaccatccaaagtgtaattcataacttaacaatgctcaaagggatattaaatgtctgcttcttttttaacccatctaccaataggtgcccttctttgtgaaccATTGGTAAacctgtgcttgaaattcactgctcgactgagggaccttacagttaaCTGTGTGTGGGGTCGTTATTCAAAAatcatattaaacactattattgcacacacagtccatgcaacttgtgattttactcctgaacttatttaggcttaccGTAACCAGTTTTCCATTTTTAATTCCTTTGTAAACAATTCCactgtgacattatggggtattgtatgtagatcagtgacacaaaatctcaaagTAATCAGGCTGTAACAACGTGAagtctttctgaaggcactattaCCGGATGACATTGTCATGGCCAATAGGAGTGATATAACCTTACAGGATCAGTATTAAGACTCTACAGGATCAGTATTAAGACTCTACAGGATCAGTATTAAGACTATAACCTTACAGGATCAGTATTAAGACTAACCTTACAGGATCAGTATTAAGACT
This genomic window contains:
- the LOC118383412 gene encoding gasdermin-E-like, giving the protein MEDRETVSVLESVLDQMCTGKTADLGEVKEVSQMQTVQAILNHLEHSDSSPTHSLLSDSSQTPSLSDSSQTPSLSDSSQTPSLSDSSQTPTLLNATHLIVSAMDGMTDECLSVLGSCCSPPVLQALQILVQHVAAGSGETLSLRDAGLAVLTEEELYQRTESLFGHSEVTLKREEDTLRTEMKDQPGYLPLVMSITVKGLASLV